From a single Fusarium fujikuroi IMI 58289 draft genome, chromosome FFUJ_chr03 genomic region:
- a CDS encoding related to RSM26-mitochondrial ribosomal protein, small subunit, translated as MLRPILRVPRSAFGLGLRSTVNARRSIHHVPQLPHDYSEGVPNLMSPGGFSIAWTEYMKLMVEKLNALTVGTELEDKDTKTIALMTAREPNQAPIFNYASMAHNNHFFFQGIAPEGTPMPDALRSELEASFSSIETLRREFIITASAMFGPGFLWLVKAGPGDYRLLPTYLAGSPYPGAHWRAQTTDMNAVGKDGSARTYMHNQAFGANKRNSDLPPGGVELEPLLCLNTWEHAWLLDWGVGAGGQGGKAAFAESWWKLIDWEKVAQKSGVLRPGFKSA; from the exons ATGCTTCGTCCGATATTAAGGGTCCCTCGATCCGCCTTTGGCCTCGGCCTGCGCTCAACAGTCAATGCCCGCCGATCTATCCATCATGTTCCCCAACTGCCGCACGACTATTCTGAGGGTGTTCCTAACCTCATGAGCCCTGGAGGCTTCTCGATCGCTTGGACTGAATACATGAAGCTCATGGTGGAGAAACTGAATGCTTTGACTGTTG GCACCGAGCTCGAGGACAAGGACACAAAAACAATCGCTCTCATGACAGCCCGCGAGCCGAACCAGGCCCCAATCTTCAACTATGCTTCCATGGCGCACAAcaaccacttcttcttccaaggcATTGCACCAGAAGGAACCCCCATGCCCGACGCCCTCCGCAGCGAACTAGAAGCCTCATTCTCCTCCATCGAGACCCTCCGCCGcgaattcatcatcaccgcctcCGCCATGTTTGGTCCGGGCTTCCTCTGGCTCGTCAAGGCTGGTCCCGGCGACTACCGTCttctgcctacctacctcgCCGGATCTCCCTACCCCGGCGCTCACTGGCGTGCCCAGACCACTGATATGAACGCCGTGGGCAAGGATGGCTCTGCCCGCACTTACATGCACAACCAGGCGTTCGGCGCCAACAAGCGAAACAGCGATCTTCCCCCAGGCGGTGTCGAGCTGGAGCCTCTTCTGTGTCTAAACACCTGGGAGCACGCATGGCTGTTGGATTGGGGTGTAGGCGCTGGTGGCCAGGGTGGAAAGGCAGCTTTCGCCGAGTCGTGGTGGAAGTTGATCGACTGGGAGAAGGTGGCTCAGAAGTCGGGAGTGCTGCGACCTGGCTTCAAGTCTGCGTAA
- a CDS encoding related to vacuolar membrane protein, with product MQPPSNLEDIPVAVDDASSLILAHSSTVLEMATSAIASAASLASSTAASATFIASGAPQSYDEDDSNGECSLLGSFALLVQGALGALALLSLVYKRWRERPQRPLKIWFFDVSKQVFGSVLVHIANIFMSMLTSGRFSVQVDPSATSMTRRSDDDNYAPNPCSFYLLNLAIDTTLGIPILIILLKILTGLVRFTPVGQPPESVQSGNYGTPPNVWWWLKQSVIYFCGLFGMKICVLIIFIMMPWISKAGDWALGWTEGNEKLQIAFVMMIFPLIMNALQYYIIDSFIKLKETNHESHSNESDDEGRRRRYDDSEDETSRARLVDSEHETDSESDDEDDKPVTRPTHSTQPKSRDSGEYDPERDGDDRTIIGSSASARGPQDKVPQELYPKE from the exons ATGCAGCCTCCGTCGAACCTCGAAGATATACCTGTCGCCGTCGatgatgcttcttctttgattCTCGCCCATTCTTCAACAGTTCTAGAGATGGCTACCTCAGCTATCGCCTCGGCCGCCTCCCTGGCTTCTTCCACAGCCGCATCCGCAACCTTCATCGCGTCCGGAGCACCACAGTCgtacgacgaagacgattCCAACGGGGAGTGCTCGTTACTGGGCTCCTTCGCCCTGCTTGTGCAAGGCGCACTTGGTGCTCTGGCCCTACTATCACTGGTCTATAAGCGGTGGCGGGAACGGCCTCAACGACCTCTCAAGATATGGTTCTTCGACGTGTCAAAACAGGTTTTCGGTTCTGTGCTTGTCCACATCGCCAATATTTTCATGTCCATGTTGACGAGCGGCCGATTCTCGGTCCAGGTCGACCCTtcagcaacatcaatgaCAAGACGATCCGATGACGATAACTACGCCCCGAACCCATGCTCTTTCtatcttctcaacctcgcgATAGAT ACCACTCTCGGCATCCCCATACTCATCATTCTCCTAAAGATCCTCACAGGTCTCGTTCGTTTCACACCCGTCGGTCAACCCCCCGAATCTGTTCAGTCTGGCAACTACGGTACCCCTCCCAATGTATGGTGGTGGTTGAAACAATCAGTCATATACTTCTGTGGCCTTTTTGGCATGAAGATCTGCgtgctcatcatcttcataaTGATGCCTTGGATCTCAAAGGCTGGCGATTGGGCTCTTGGCTGGACCGAGGGCAATGAGAAGCTTCAGATCGCGTTCGTCATGATGATCTTCCCCCTCATTATGAACGCCCTCCAATACTATATCATCGACTCgttcatcaagctcaaagagaCCAACCACGAAAGCCATAGCAATGaatctgatgatgaaggccGCCGCAGGAGGTACGACGACAGTGAGGACGAGACTTCACGTGCCAGGCTTGTCGATTCGGAGCACGAGACCGACAGTGAGtctgatgacgaagatgataaGCCTGTCACGCGTCCCACTCATTCCACGCAACCCAAAAGCAGAGACTCTGGAGAGTATGATCCCGAGCGCGACGGTGACGATCGAACAATCATAGGAAGTAGTGCGAGTGCCCGTGGTCCTCAGGACAAGGTTCCCCAAGAGCTATATCCCAAGGAGTAG